ATGCAGTGCTTGCTGCATGGTTTCGCCTTAAATATCCACATGTGGCCGTCGGTGCCTTGGCGTCATCAGCTCCCATACTCTACTTCGACAATATAATTCCAGAGAATGCATACTTCGATGTTTTTACCAGAGATTTTGAAGTAACTCActgcattttatttataattatttgattaGGTTTATCAAAAacaattgatgaagatgatttggtttgatgataaattaattaattgtatGCAGGAAATCAGTGAAACATGCTCAAAGTTTATATTAAATTCTTGGTATGAGATAGACAAAGTTGCCTCTCAGCCAAATGGTCTTTCGATTTTGAGCCAAAAATTCAACACTTGCTAGTAAAATGAACAATTCTTATCTATTGCCTTTTCATTTGTTGTTGTTTAAACTATTATTTAAATGCAAGTTAATTTTATACATATTTCTACTTTTTGCAGTCCATTGGAAAACACAAGAGAGTTGAAAGAATATTTGGAAAACTTTTATAGCATAGCAGTTCATTTAAGCTATCCTCTAGTTGAGACTATATGTAACGTCATTGATGGAGCGGCCTATGGAACCGATGTTCTCAGTAGAATAAATGGAATTACTTATCTTTTTGAACCAAACGACACATGCAAAGTTAATCTAAATAAATATGCTAAAAATACATTTCCCATTTGGGACAGGGGTTGGAAATGGCAGGTAGCtgcatttaaataattattggatgctTTTTCATATTATTTCATGCACATGTagcttattaatttaaaaataatatgaatTATTATATACTCAGACATGCAGTGAAATGGTGATGCCCATTGCCAAAGGAAATTCTTCCATGTTTCAACCTGAACCCTTTAACTTCAACAAATTTGCTAAACAATGTAAGAAAGATTTTGGTGTCGTTCCTCGCCCTCACTGGATCACGACGTATTATGGAGGCCGCGTAAGTAGTTATATAACCGTTAGGTATCAATTCAATAACAGAAAAATTAATTCTTCATTTTGATTAATGGCAGAATATCAAATTGGTACTTCAAAAGTTTGGGAGCAACATTATTTTCTCCAATGGATTAAAAGATCCATATAGTAGTGGCGGGTAAATACGTAAAATCTAAATCTAAATTCATTCATCTTAATTATTTTAGGACTAATTTCATGTGGATTTTAAGTATTTCAGGGTTCTGAAGAATTTATCGGATAGTCTTATTGCCCTTACAACAGTCAATGGTGCGATGCAATATTATTGTAGTCAAAGTATGAGCAACTAATTTTTATCATAATGTAAATCAATTAATCATATTATAAATGTTGATTTTTCAGGAACTCATGTCATGGATATGTCAGGTGCAAATGAATACGATCCAGATTGGTTGGTTGACCAACGTAAAAAAGAGGTGAAGATTATCAAAGGATGGCTCGACCAATATTACGTTGAATTGTCCATGTTCCAGAAGCAgtgatatttttttttcaataggcaACTCTTGTAGAAGCAGTGATATTTTTGAACAAACTACATGGAAAAATAGTAAACTGCAATATCACAAGCTAGTTAACCCATAGTCCATATGAAATAGTTTATAATAGAAATACTTACATGTGCTTcactaaaaaaattattcatccaTCAATGAATCAACCAACACTTCATAATAGAcaactaaactaaattaaattcaaaataacataCAAATGACAATAAACATAGAATGTTTTTAGGATTtcaagaatctcaacatataatAGAAAATGACTACAAAGTACCCTACATATCCTCACTATGCAAAATTTGAGTTTTGTCAGCAcagttacgaaagcgcttttaggcaaaagcgctgctataggtttcgctaaaaaaatattcaaaaaacaagGAAAAAAAGCGTTGCTGTAGGGGAACATTAGAAAGCGCttaaaaaaagcgctggtaaagggtccCCTTGCGAAAGCGCTTTCGAAAAAGCGCTGATAAAGGCCCTCCATTTCAAAGCTCTtttgaaaaagcgctggtaaaggcccccCATTTCAAagtgcttttaaaaagcgctggtaaaggcccccCATTACAAAGCGCTTTTGCTGAAAGCACTGTCTCCTCCACTTCTCAACTCTCTCGTCTTCTTCTCCTCTCAAACCGCCGCACCTCTCTCATCTCATAAAACCCAGAAAAACTTTCCTCCCACAAACCCCAAACGCCAACAACAAGAACCCTAAAACATTTAACCATAACCCCAATTTCCAGAAAATAAAGACTGTTACGACACAAAATAAGCTTGATTGAAAGGGTTTCGTTTCTCAGCCTCCGAAAATGGTACTCACCTGCAGAGAAAGCTTGATCTGATTAATCAAAAAACTACGTTGTTTCCTTCCCAATCGTCTTTCCATTCTCTACTATCTCATTCCAAACCCTAACCACCATCAACAACAACCTACCACACCTGGTGCAATGACAACCCCAAAAACGACGCTGTACAGTGTCCCATTTGTTTACTCACACTTCCCTCCGATAACCACCACATCAAATCTCATCTTGGTACGTatttatcatcatcatcaccgcttcatttcatttcaaatttcatttcaatttcaatttcagatTCGTGTCTCTCTCAACCTAAACTAAGTGGAACAAAACGAAAACTCACACAACGAACTCTACATCAGTTAAACTTTACTCGCCCTGATCCACACGCGTCGAATTACACGCTCCTAAAAAATTGCAGTTCACTGAAAGTCCCATTGGTGATAAGGATTCTGCAATTATTACAACTGAATATACTCCATTGTCATCCGAGTTCACCCTTATTGTTACTAACCTTCATTTGGACAAGGTTAACTCTAATGCAGGTAATTACAATATATCTTACTTGAGTTTGAATCATAATGCGTGCCAAAGTGgcagtctttttttttttttttaataggcaattgattgataaagctcgcactaggggtgcaacccttacaaacagAGAACTCTAAAGAGTGGTTGCAtcggataaaggaagtttaaaccaaTCGTAGTAATTGGATCTAAACTTAGAATATCCGCTAGataaccatctccaagaaagaaaaataatattagaacaaACGACATCGAAACAAAAAACCTTCCCGTCGAAAATAATTCCATTCCGCATGATCCAAAGACACCAAATCGTAGAAAATCAAACCACATTGATCCTAGCCTTTCTACTAATGTTCTTCACCTTTTCTTGCAAAACACCAAAATCAAGAAACTCCGCCAAGGTGATCGCCACCGGTATACCAAGCCATTCAAACATATGATTCCAAATCTCTTTCGCCATTTGACAATGAAAAAAGAGATGAAAAGAAGTTTcaacatgatcaccacaaaacaCACAATCCGGATTATCCAAATTAGAAACTCCTCTTAATAATAAAAGGTCTTTAATCGGGAGGCGCTCGACGAAAAATCTCCAAGAGAACATCTTAATCTTTGGCGGTAAAGGAATGCTCCACATAACTTTCAAAGAACGAATCACATGAAACTCCCAAGCTACGGATTTAGATTCATTAATAATCCCCGAAATGCCCGCTACCGAAAAATCCTTATTCGAATTAATGAACCAATCGTAAGTGTCACTCGCCACTTCGCTCGGAGTGAAACCATCCATAAGTTCACAAAACCGGTGCCAACTCGGCGAAGAAACCGCTGCTGCCCTCACAACCGAAACACTACCTTCCTCCCGGAAAAATAAAGCTTGAACATCCCAC
Above is a genomic segment from Vicia villosa cultivar HV-30 ecotype Madison, WI unplaced genomic scaffold, Vvil1.0 ctg.000752F_1_1, whole genome shotgun sequence containing:
- the LOC131630932 gene encoding uncharacterized protein LOC131630932, with translation MKNVSYFHLLFIFFICFFVTTNSLPLPWLSPFSKWKTTLYQQPPTNPDIKTFYYEQVIDHFNQVPNSYVTFKQRYFVNFKYWGGANSSSPIFAYFGDEFELMVDSEDFLTDNAASFKALLVYIEHRFYGKSIPFGSIEEAYKNTSTMGYFNSAQTLADYADVLLYLKNTLHAQESPVIVMGGSYGGMLAAWFRLKYPHVAVGALASSAPILYFDNIIPENAYFDVFTRDFEEISETCSKFILNSWYEIDKVASQPNGLSILSQKFNTCYPLENTRELKEYLENFYSIAVHLSYPLVETICNVIDGAAYGTDVLSRINGITYLFEPNDTCKVNLNKYAKNTFPIWDRGWKWQTCSEMVMPIAKGNSSMFQPEPFNFNKFAKQCKKDFGVVPRPHWITTYYGGRNIKLVLQKFGSNIIFSNGLKDPYSSGGVLKNLSDSLIALTTVNGTHVMDMSGANEYDPDWLVDQRKKEVKIIKGWLDQYYVELSMFQKQ